Proteins encoded by one window of Candidatus Paceibacterota bacterium:
- a CDS encoding methyltransferase gives MRKNAIRGPFFLLALVPLIFFGDFYEHFYVYLTGTIIADVIKNEWHIVLISIAVSLAFFLLLSFRRKVKWVEYGIVSAFIISLFVEMYGMPLTIIFASKYFLRPGLKAPENILEFNLLGVGFGADIVMAYGLVLITIGMMLIFSGWITLYGQAKKNHLAFGGIYSLSRHPQYLGFILFITGWFLGWPTFLTLFFAPVLIYKYITLCKQEELEVEREFPGYKEYKKEVPFLL, from the coding sequence ATGAGAAAAAACGCAATACGGGGACCATTTTTTTTGCTGGCTCTCGTTCCGCTGATATTTTTCGGAGATTTTTATGAACACTTCTATGTCTATCTGACCGGAACGATCATTGCGGATGTCATAAAGAATGAGTGGCATATCGTTTTGATAAGCATAGCGGTGTCGCTGGCATTTTTTTTGCTTTTATCGTTCAGAAGGAAGGTGAAATGGGTTGAATATGGGATCGTCAGCGCTTTTATTATTTCGCTCTTTGTGGAAATGTATGGAATGCCCCTTACGATCATATTCGCATCGAAGTATTTTCTCAGGCCCGGCCTGAAGGCGCCCGAGAATATTCTGGAATTTAATCTTCTGGGAGTGGGATTCGGGGCCGATATTGTCATGGCATACGGATTGGTGCTGATAACGATCGGAATGATGCTGATCTTTTCCGGATGGATCACGCTCTATGGCCAGGCGAAGAAGAATCATCTTGCATTCGGAGGAATATATTCTCTCTCAAGACATCCTCAATATCTCGGCTTCATTCTTTTTATAACCGGATGGTTTTTGGGGTGGCCGACTTTTCTGACGCTTTTTTTTGCGCCAGTCCTGATATATAAATATATCACACTGTGCAAACAGGAAGAGCTTGAAGTTGAGCGAGAATTTCCCGGGTACAAAGAATATAAAAAGGAAGTTCCTTTTCTGTTATAG
- a CDS encoding L,D-transpeptidase family protein, with the protein MKKTNSSNENLINTSFGSRLMFLSKPQKAVSYIIIILTTVFVVYFTAQAAMEGYPDIYAIDAKMENESEININSEIKIVFNQPVVFLNEDNIKITPYVGREQVLSDDGKILILNHREPFLPETKYEIELKGVRGLSGLMMDSKRFNIYTRSSDEDNKEIGLEKEEVIFAELQLSKNKYIPPVISQPVTEIEVDPKFKEGKYIDISIDYQVMTIFEDGIKVNSFLVSSGIPGLSTPFGTYSVQRKEINHWSSGYGLWMPYSMNFSGPFYIHELPYWPGGYREGESHLGHKASHGCVRLGMGPAKYVYDWADIGTPIYIHK; encoded by the coding sequence ATGAAAAAAACAAATTCAAGCAATGAAAATTTGATAAACACTTCCTTCGGTTCGCGGTTGATGTTTCTATCCAAACCGCAAAAAGCCGTCTCGTATATCATTATTATCCTAACGACGGTTTTTGTCGTTTATTTTACGGCTCAGGCGGCGATGGAGGGATATCCGGATATATATGCTATTGATGCAAAAATGGAAAATGAGTCCGAAATCAACATCAACTCGGAAATAAAAATAGTTTTCAATCAGCCCGTGGTATTTTTGAACGAAGATAATATTAAAATTACTCCTTATGTCGGGCGCGAGCAGGTTCTGTCCGATGATGGAAAAATATTGATATTGAATCACAGAGAGCCTTTTTTGCCGGAGACGAAATATGAGATCGAGTTGAAAGGCGTCAGGGGATTAAGCGGACTTATGATGGACAGTAAGAGGTTCAATATTTACACAAGATCTTCCGATGAAGATAACAAAGAGATCGGACTGGAAAAGGAAGAAGTGATATTCGCAGAGCTGCAGCTATCAAAGAATAAATATATACCGCCGGTAATATCGCAGCCGGTAACCGAGATCGAAGTCGATCCGAAATTCAAGGAGGGAAAATATATAGATATCAGCATTGATTATCAGGTGATGACGATCTTCGAGGATGGGATCAAGGTTAACAGTTTTTTGGTATCAAGCGGGATCCCGGGGCTTTCCACTCCGTTTGGAACCTATTCCGTTCAAAGAAAGGAGATCAATCACTGGTCCAGCGGATACGGTCTTTGGATGCCATATAGTATGAATTTTTCGGGGCCGTTCTATATACACGAACTTCCGTATTGGCCGGGAGGATATAGGGAAGGGGAAAGTCATCTGGGACACAAAGCTTCCCATGGGTGCGTCAGACTGGGCATGGGTCCTGCCAAATATGTGTATGACTGGGCGGATATCGGAACGCCGATATACATACATAAATAA